Sequence from the Fulvivirga ligni genome:
GTGTAATGGCCGATGGAGGCTTCAGAACTCCATTCAGTCCGTTTAGATCTAACCACCGAAGTGATGACTACACCGAAGGAAATGCCTGGCAGTATACCTGGTTAGTACCAGCAGATGTAGAAGGGCTAATAGAACTTTTTGGTAGTGAAGCTGCTTTCGAAACAAAACTAGACAGCCTTTTCATGGTAGAGGGAGATATGGGCGAGCATGCCTCAGCAGATATCTCTGGACTTATTGGCCAGTATGCTCATGGCAATGAGCCTAGTCACCACATCGCCTATCTTTATCCATACATAGGTAAGCCATGGAAAACGGCAGAAAAGGTAAGATACATTATGGACAGCCTTTATTTAGCAAAACCTGAAGGATTATGCGGTAATGAAGATGTTGGTCAGATGTCTGCCTGGAATGTTCTTTCTTCGCTTGGCTTCTATGAAGTGAATCCGTTTAATGGCCAATATGTACTTGGAAGCCCCATCGTAAATGAAGCACATATAGCTTTGAATAATGGAAAAACTTTCAACATAAAAGCCACTAATAACAGCTCTGACAACATTTATATTCAAAAAGTAAGCTTAAATGGAAAAGAGCATCCACAATCTTTCATCACTTATGATGAGATTCAAAAAGGTGGTGATCTGGAAATAGAAATGGGTCCTAAACCTTCTGAAACCTGGGGCGTAAAAGCTGAGGATAGACCAAAGAGTGGAGAATAATTAAATTGATATATAGTGAAAAGAGCTCCTCTTTGAGGGGCTTTTTTTATGACCAATTTCAATAAACTAATAATTTAGTTGTATAACTGAAAAATCAGTTATATATTGAAATATGGAAAAATTAACCAGAACGGAAGAACCAGTGATGCAAATTATCTGGAAGCTGGAAAAGGTCTTTGTTAAAGACATCATTGATAAGCTGCTAGAACCAAAACCGCCTTACAATACTATATCTTCTATAGTGAGAGGATTAGAGTCAAAGGGTATGGTAGGTCATGAATCATTTGGAAGAACACATCGGTATTTTCCATTAGTTACCAAATCATCATACAAGAGGCTCATTTTTAAGTCATTACTGACAGACTATTTCGAAGGCTCGTACGCCAACCTCATGTCTTTCATGATTAAATCCAATGACTTAAAAGAAGACGAGGAAAAAGAATTAAGAAAACTAATAGATAAGCACTATGGAGAATAATTACGTCACCTATCTGCTAGAGGCTTCATTGACCAGCTCCATTCTATACCTGGGCTACCTGGCCATTAAAAGGCATTCAAGCCCAACCCTCCTCAGAAAGTATTTGCTAGCTGTAATCTGCTTAAGCGTACTCTTCCCTTTATTGTCTTTCCACTTAAATGGTCCTGATTTAGCCACTAATCTACAGCTCACCAATGCGTATGACTCTCCCATGGATCTAGAAATAACATCTAGGGAGCCTGTGGAGATGCATGAAACTCTTCCGGCAATTCATACTGATTCACCCCCTGTATCTGAGCCAAATAAAGAACACACACGATCTCTGACAGATTGGTTAGCAATAGGCTACTGTATAATTGCGTTCATTTTCGTTTTAAGGATAATCATAGCTTTCCTTTCTTTATGGAGACTTCGCTTAAGAGCAAAACCTGCACAATATCAAGGCTTTACTTATTTTATAGTAAATGTTGAAAGTTTCGCGGGAGCCAATTTTTTCAAAGCTATTTTCATAGGCAGTAATTATTTGCAAAATGATTGTCTTCAAGCCATTATAACTCATGAAAAAATTCATGCTGATAAATGGCATACCGTTGACATTCTTCTATCAGAGTTTTACAAAGCTATTTTCTGGTTCAACCCTATAAGTTGGATGCTCTCCCGCTCCATCAGGCTCAATACTGAATATGAGGTGGATCAGACAATGACCTCTCTTTTCGGCAGAAAATCATATGCCAATACTCTTATCCATCTTTCATCACAAAAGTCATCTCTTATGCTCTATAATTCATTCAGTGCTTTCTACATTAAAAGCAGAATTAAAAATATGTATTCTCAAAAGCCAACCAGGTGGTATGTATCCTTTCCCACCATGATACTGACTTTGGGGCTTTCATTTTGGCTGGTTTCATGTAATAATGAAATTGAAAATGATGCTCCCTACACAGATCAGGCATATGAAAATGTAAAAAAAATAACTACCACATTTACAAGCCACCAGGCAGATACACAGGATAAAAACAGTAAAGTAGTGGCCATAGCTGAGTATGCTCCAGATCATACCATCAACCGCTTTGAACAGTATACTTCTTACCCCTACACAAGAGAATATGCTACGCCCAGAACCTTTTGGATTAACCCTAAACGTATAGAAGTAATTATGGATGGCCTTGATTTAGGTGATGCGGAAAGAAACTTTCTTTATGGTAATGACTGGCCTGTAATTTACGCTCAACTAGCTGAATTGGGCAAGCATCCTAAATTTGGTAATTGGGAACATGTAGAATTAACTACCAAGACAGAATATGCACAGAGTAACTTTCCCGAAAAGATAATTACCGAAAGTAGATATGATTTTTTAAGGTCAGGCCGTAAAAGTCTGTATGTGGAAGAATTTGAATATGAGGATGATAAAGTGGTTAAATTTCTGGAAACAGCAGATATATTTCAGACATCAGAGGAGCAGGAAGTAGACTTTGCGTATGAGAACGATCTTCTAACAGAGGTTTCAAAGGGCAATAAAAAAATGAAATTCATTTACGATGATGGCCTTTTGGTTCGCTCTGAATATTATATAGGGGCTAATATGTACAACTACAGGAAGTACATCTACAACAATATAAATCTAAAAATAAGAACAGAGATTTATAACAGATATAATCAGCCAGAGTATACTATTAATTATGATTATGAATTTTACGAACCACTCATTTCAGAGAATTCTCATAATTATTAATCCACTGCTCCACAGTCATTTTCCTGGCCAACTCACCAATGAGTTCAAAAGGAATTTTATCTGGTTTTTTAAATCGAATACAGCTCTTGCCCATGTCTAATTTGGTAGAACAATGCTTAGGGTACTCCTCCTGAAACCAGCTCAGAAGCTTTTCATCAGCATATAATCCCATATGATATAAAGCAATGAAGTTTTTCTGAGAAGCTATATTAATAAACGGCAAAGGCAATTTGGTATCACAGTGATAACCAGCCGGATAAATACCATGAGGCACCACATAACCAATCATATTATAAGACATGGTCTCCTCAAATCCATCCGGTAGATTTTGACTCAAAACCTCTCGCAATTTCTGCATGGCTTGTTGGCGATCTTCAGGTAGTTTTGATATGTATTCGTCGGGACTTGCGGCTTCTATTTTCATTTTTAGCAGTGGTTTATACCCAATAATATAATTAACTTATATAAACTCCAAAGGAATCAGCCCAGACCAGCTATGTCTACACATCAATTAACCCCGAAGGGGTGACATTTATATAAGCAAAAAGCAACTTTAAAAAACCCCGAAGGGGTGACACAACATGCCAGGAACCTTCTCACAACTATACATACAATGTGTTTTCGCCGTAAAGGGTAGAGAAAATCTACTCAAAAAAGAGTGGAGATCTGAGCTGTTTAAATACATGGCAGGCATCATCACTAACAAAGGACACAAATGCATGCAGATCATGTCCATTTATTTATAGGACTACGCCCAGTTATGGCCTTAAGTGATTTAGTTAGAGATATTAAAAACAATTCGACCAACTTCATAAAATCAAATGGTTGGGTAAAAGGAAAGTTTTCCTGGCAAGAGGGCTATGGCGCTTTTTCATACTCTCATTCACAAATAGGAAGAGTTTATGAATATATATCGAACCAAGAAGAGCATCATATGCGCAAGACTTTCAAAGATGAGTATATTGAATTTCTTGAGAAATATCAGATATCTTATGAAGAGCGCTTCCTCTTTGATTGGTTGTAATTTGGACGGTGGTTATAATATCACCCCTTCGGGGTTCAAGTTTTAACGCAAATAAATGATCAGTTAAAAAAATTATAATCTTGATTTTAACGAGGATTAGTCGTGAACAGTATTTGTATGCGACTTAACTCGAACAGTCATATCGACGCCATGAGATATTTATTTAGATTGTAAATACAACCCCAAATCCTTGGCTCAAAATCATAGATTTCTCATCACTATCTAAAAAAACGATATTAATAAAGGAATTAACCACTACTATTAAAAGTAAAAATTAGTACATTACAAGATCAAAAATTAATACATGAGTGTAACTCCATATTTAAGATTTTGCGTAGTAGCTTATATTGTCTACGCCATAGGTGTAAGCATGTATGACACGAGCCTAAATTCTTCATTGGACTTGTTTACAGCAGGGTCTGCTCTTTTCTTCAACATTTGTTTTATTCTATACCTGATAGACCAGGCTACAAAAGAGTTGCGCGGTGAAAATTCTAATGCCTGGATGCTTAGAATCTACGCGGTAATATTTGAATCCTTCTGCCTAATTAAAGTCACCGTAGAGATGTACACTTATAACTATTTCACGATCAACAACATCCTTATTTGGAGTGTATCTAGCCTCATTTCCGGGTTCTTACTAGTCCAAGATGCAAGGGCTATTTTCACCATTAAAAGAGTGAAAAACTAATATAAAACCTTCTTTTCTGACAAATCCACCTTTTTAAAGAGGATTAGTCTTGAACCGTATTTGTAATACGACTTAACTCGAACGGTCATATCGACGCCAGGAGATATCTATTTAGAATTTCGCACTGCCTTTCGAAAAGAGAAGTTAAACAATCCATATTCCAACTGACATCCCTTAACTTTGGTGACCTAAAGCAAGTCAGTATGGAAAAAGCGACTGAAAAGCATGATATCCTTAACCTGGATGATGTAAAATTACTCGTCAATACTTTTTACGATAAGATAAAGGTAGACCCAATGCTGGGGGGTATTTTCAATGGTGTAATTCAGGACCGATGGCCAGAACATTTGGAGAAAATGTATCGTTTTTGGCAATCTATTTTACTGGAAGAAAACACCTACACTGGCCGACCTTTTCCTCCACACATGCATTTACCTGTAGGTAAGGAGCATTTCGATCAGTGGATTAAGTTGTTCTTCGATAATATTGACACTCAGTTTGAAGGTGAAAAGGCTCATGAAGCTAAATATCGAGCTTATAAAATAGCCCAAACCTTCCATGCTAAAATTGAGTACATCAAAAATAATAGCTAATCTCCCTATTCATGATTCAAATTTTAAATGTGGAGCAAGATGAACAGCTCCACGAAATAGAACGTCTGGCAAAAATCATCTGGACCGAACATTACACACCGATCATAGGAAGTGATCAGGTAACGTATATGTTGGATAAGTATCAGTCGGTAGCTACTATGCAAGAGCAGTTGAAGGATGGCTACCAATATTTCCTGGTTCTTGATGATCAGAATGAATCATGTGCATATTTATCTGTGCAGCCCCGAGAGGATGGGAAAGTACTTTTTTTTAAGCAAAATATACGTTCTCTCTACCTGCAGAGGCAAAGGAATCGGCAAAAAGATGATGGAGTATGTTGTTAACCAGGCAAAGACAATCAACGCAGGGAAAATCAGGCTTACAGTGAACAAATATAACTCTGGCAGCATAGCAGCTTACCATAAGATGGGTTTTGAAACCGTAGACTCTGTGAACACAGACATCGGAGAAGGCTATTTTATGGATGATTATGTCTTGGAACTACCCGTCAACCAATAGTGCTATTCTCTAACTTTTAACATTCGCCTACTAAATCTGGTTTGGTTAATATGAACTGGATTTTTATCGTCAGCGGAGCTACCCTTGTGCTTCTTGCTTCTTATGACATTGTTAGAACTACTATTAATAATAACGGAGCCGGCCTGCTCTCTAGCCGGATAGCTTCCAGTGTATGGAATCTTATCTTTTGGATATCTGGAAAAAAAGGCGACAGCAAAATTTTAGCTCAAGCTGGTCTTATCATCATTATTACGCTGGTTCACACCTGGATATTAGCCACATGGTTTGGCTATACGCTTATTTTTGCATCAGATCCGGATTCTATAGTAATATCTTCATCAAAAGAAGCCACTATTTTTCAAGAGAAATTTTATTACGTAGGCTACACGCTTAGCACTATGGGTAATGGAGATATGGTGGCGAACAGTTTAACCTGGAAGGTATTTTCGGTCATAGTATCCTTCTCTGGTCTTATATATCTCACGTTGGCCATCACTTACCTCATTCCTCTACTATCTGCCGTGGTAGCCAAACGAAAACTTTCTGCCTACATCTTCTTCCTGGGCAGCACGCCAGTAGAGATGCTCAATAATGGATGGGACGGCGATGGATTTAAAAACTTACAGCAACACTTCCGTGAATTGGCAGACCTTATTCTACATCACAAAGAGCGACATCTCCTCTACCCCATTCTCCACTATTTTCACAGTACTGATGATAAGTACGCAGCCCCAAAAACCTTAACCGTACTGGACGAAGCCATCACGATCTTACTTTACCACCCAGACCTGAAAGAAAAGTTTCATAAGCTAGATGTGAAAGTGCTACGAAATACATTGGATGAATATCTAATTACATTAAACTCCACTTACATAGGTAAATCAAAAGAAAATCCATCCACACCTGATCTCAATCTTTTAAAAATGACCTCCTCTGAGGGCAACGAAAAACTGAAGCCTGTTTTTGATAAACTGAGAGAACGACGTACCCTGCTTGCAGGATTAGTGAAAAAAGATGGCTGGATATGGAAAGACATTAATCAAACCAAGAAAATTACGCTGACTTTAGATTTGGAAGATGTACTATCCGAGTTGTAAATTTCCTTAGCTTTGAAAGCTTTAACTTTAAAGCATGTCTGATCACCGTCATTTTCTTCTTCACAAACCTTTTGGGTATCTCTCTCAATTTGTTTTTAACCAACCTAAGCGCCGAAACAAGAAAATGCTGGGCGAGTTGCATGATTTTCCTGATGGTACCATGTCTATTGGTAGGTTAGACAAAAACTCAGAAGGTCTCTTAATGCTTACCACCGATGGCAAAATGAGTTACCATGTACGAAGCCGAAAGGTTGAAAAAGAGTATCTGGCACAGGTGGAAGGAGAAATTACCAGTGAGGCCATAGAGCAATTGAGATCTGGTGTGGAAATTAGAATTGATGGAGCCCCCTATATCACCAGACCTTGTAAAGTAGAACTTCTGAATGAACCCCCTGACTACATAGAGCCTAAAGATTTTGGCAACCGTACCAGTCGCTGGATTTCTATGACTTTAACAGAAGGCAAGTTCAGACAAGTGCGCAAGATGACTGATATGGTAGGTTTTAGAACCCTTCGACTAATCCGAATACGTATAGGTGACACACATTTAGAAGGACTAGCTCCAGGGGAAGTAAAAGAGGTAAATGAACTGATTTCTTGATTTTGATATTCAAGAGCAATATAATGCCTTATTACAATAAAATTAACCGTTATAAACGTTTGATGCCATGGACCAAATAAAGACTATCTTAGACTTTATAGCCAATCTGTACAAAGAGTATGAGCTGGAATTAATTTGGGCGGCACTAATACTCACAGTTCTGAGGATGGCAAAGGATTTATCTCAAGGTAGTCTTTTTAGTAAACACTCAATTGCTAACAATAAAGAGACCTTTCTCATTGACGTTGGTTTTTACAGACATCGTTTAAAGGACAATTGGATACACATAATTACTGTGCTCATAACCTTATCTTCTACCATCACGAGCTTCTTCAGTCAAGATTATCACCAGCTTTTTCTTAGCTTGGGAACCTTCCTTCTAATAGGAGTAAGTGTCTTGAACTCATGCAAATTTTATATAGAAATTAAGAACGACAGTATCCTACTTGATTCTATCAAGTTTAAAGCGAAGAATATAGATAGGCTGGAGGTATGGGATAATATGATAACCGTTCATATTGAGAAAAAAGAACAGGATATTAAATTGACTTATAAAGCCAAGGATTTTGAACTGGTAAAGCAGATGATCTTAAAACTGAAAGCCTTTTCCTCACAACATAATATCACTTTTGAGGATCATAATTTTCAATATGATCTGGCCCAAAATGAAGTGGCCAGAAAATAAAAAATCCGCTTCCCTCACCAGAAAGCGGATTTCAATAAAGTTACGGAAGACTATAAATTGAGTACTAAGCCTACTCTTATTTGCTCCTTCCACTTCAAAGCATCAATAGCCTCTTCCTCTGAGAGTACATTGAAATATTGCGCTTTAAACATAGCATCAAACCCTTTTAGCTGATAAGCCAAAGCCGCTGAAAGTCTTTTGGAATCGCCTTCTGCCAGGTCATTTAAATTCAATTGTTCGTAGCGAACACTAAGAATAGTTTTTAAGCATTTAGCGAAGTAACTTAACTGACCATAATACCCCCCGGCCAGAAAATATCCATCCGTTTTATCTGATGACAAACCTAACAATAATGGATTAGCAGGATCCTGAGGTTCACCTTTTACCTGATGCATCTCAAACTGACCAGAAAAACCCTGATACATCAATGAAACATCGAAGCCATACACATACTTCTTCCCATCTATCACGCTCATGCCATACTCTCCCTGACTGTTTTCAGGAAAATCTTCTCCTTCTGGTAAGCTCTTATTAGCATATCGGCCATTGATACCTACCGAAAACAAAGGAACCGGCGTGTGCACATAATCCACCTCCCTTTTCTTGCTGCCAGCAGGATATGAAAAATCCACTCTACCAACATATTCCAGGTTTCCGCTGGCATCATTATCACCTTTTAATGAATATTCACCTAAACCAGTATAGGCTCCAGCGTATACATTAATTCGGCTTTGCCAGATATCTTTATAAAGCGTAACACCCACATCTCTTCTACTGAAAAGATCTCCTCTGGCAATTTGTGATCTCTGCCAGTAAGGCGAATATGGGAAGGGAGTCATAGAACTTCTCGAATAAGGAAGTTTGCCATATCCAACTTTCACATTTACAAATGATAACCCTTTATAAGTAACATAGGTATCCATTAATCCAGGGTTAGCAGGATCTATTTCACCACCAGCCGCAAGGTCTGCAAAATCTACCTGAATCTCATATTCCCAGATATCTTTGATGCGCCCTTCCAGATCTATCTGTGCATCACGCAGTTTGAAGCGATCTTTCTTCTGATCTTCCTCTCCATCTTTCAAAAACCTCTGGTTATAATAGGTAGAAAGTCGGCCTTTTATTTCAATAACATGATCTCCCGTACCGAAGGTCACCTGAGCCTGCACTAAACCGCTTGCACAACCCAATATCAATATTAATAATACTCTTTTCAAGACTTCTTAATTTTCAGGGTTATTGAAATAATAGATTTTACGCATGGCATCAGATATCACTATGATATTGCCATTCGTATCAAAAGTGAGGCCTTCAGGGTTAAGAACAGGAATTTCCCACTGGGAAAGTACTTCATAAGTTTCTGCATTTAACTTATAGATGCTTCGGTCCTCATCGCTTAGCAACCACACATAGCCATTATAAACGGTTGCAGCTGAAATATCTCGTGCTATGTGACTGATGTCGATTGTATTGATTTTCTCAAAACTTTTATCCAACTCAAAAAGATAGGTAGGATCCTTTTCTGTTATCAACAAGAAGCGATTTCTGGCTTTGTTAAAAGTGAAAGCTTCATAACTCTTGTTTCTACCGCCATGGTAAGGCATCTCATAAGTTCTTTGCAGTGTAAGTGTCTCTAGATCAAACAGCTTAATAGTTCTTGAGAATTCCTCCACAGCATAAACATAATTTTCATCTGCATAAACTGCCTCATCATCTACACCTTTATAGGTCTCTGCCTTTCTCAGTACTTTCCCTTTAAGATCTGTTTCAAACAAATAACCATCATCACTAACTATAAAGAGGGATTGTCCACTATGAGCCAAAGCCACATCAGAAGGCTCAGGAATATCTATTGAGAGCTTTTCCGTAGGTTTTAATTTTAAATCTTGTGCAAAAAGACAAGTGCAGCTAAAAACCAAAGCCACACTAAGCACCTTTTGAAGTAATGTCATCGTTTTATATTGAAGTTCCTTCTAATGTAATATTGTCATATCGGGTGTTACCCTTTTCTGTGGCCTCTGAGGAGAACTTCACTTTGAAGTCCGCATTATCATTCACATCAGAAATTGCGCTGAAATCTATCGTGATCAGCACATAGCCAAGCTCGGCATCTTCTGGATTTTCTTCCGGCACCTCAAAACTGATGGCATCAAGATTATCCTGAATAAAGTCAGTACCATTCACAGAATAGTAAATATCTTGGGTAGTAGCACCTTTACCAGATCTCTGAACGGCAAATTTCATCACCAAATTCTCATAACCAGCAGAAGGCAACGACAAGACAAAATCACCTGATGGGTTTCTAAGTCTTAAACCTGTTAA
This genomic interval carries:
- a CDS encoding BlaI/MecI/CopY family transcriptional regulator; this encodes MEKLTRTEEPVMQIIWKLEKVFVKDIIDKLLEPKPPYNTISSIVRGLESKGMVGHESFGRTHRYFPLVTKSSYKRLIFKSLLTDYFEGSYANLMSFMIKSNDLKEDEEKELRKLIDKHYGE
- a CDS encoding M56 family metallopeptidase produces the protein MENNYVTYLLEASLTSSILYLGYLAIKRHSSPTLLRKYLLAVICLSVLFPLLSFHLNGPDLATNLQLTNAYDSPMDLEITSREPVEMHETLPAIHTDSPPVSEPNKEHTRSLTDWLAIGYCIIAFIFVLRIIIAFLSLWRLRLRAKPAQYQGFTYFIVNVESFAGANFFKAIFIGSNYLQNDCLQAIITHEKIHADKWHTVDILLSEFYKAIFWFNPISWMLSRSIRLNTEYEVDQTMTSLFGRKSYANTLIHLSSQKSSLMLYNSFSAFYIKSRIKNMYSQKPTRWYVSFPTMILTLGLSFWLVSCNNEIENDAPYTDQAYENVKKITTTFTSHQADTQDKNSKVVAIAEYAPDHTINRFEQYTSYPYTREYATPRTFWINPKRIEVIMDGLDLGDAERNFLYGNDWPVIYAQLAELGKHPKFGNWEHVELTTKTEYAQSNFPEKIITESRYDFLRSGRKSLYVEEFEYEDDKVVKFLETADIFQTSEEQEVDFAYENDLLTEVSKGNKKMKFIYDDGLLVRSEYYIGANMYNYRKYIYNNINLKIRTEIYNRYNQPEYTINYDYEFYEPLISENSHNY
- a CDS encoding DUF1801 domain-containing protein, with the translated sequence MKIEAASPDEYISKLPEDRQQAMQKLREVLSQNLPDGFEETMSYNMIGYVVPHGIYPAGYHCDTKLPLPFINIASQKNFIALYHMGLYADEKLLSWFQEEYPKHCSTKLDMGKSCIRFKKPDKIPFELIGELARKMTVEQWINNYENSLK
- a CDS encoding group III truncated hemoglobin, which encodes MEKATEKHDILNLDDVKLLVNTFYDKIKVDPMLGGIFNGVIQDRWPEHLEKMYRFWQSILLEENTYTGRPFPPHMHLPVGKEHFDQWIKLFFDNIDTQFEGEKAHEAKYRAYKIAQTFHAKIEYIKNNS
- a CDS encoding GNAT family N-acetyltransferase, whose translation is MGKYFFLSKIYVLSTCRGKGIGKKMMEYVVNQAKTINAGKIRLTVNKYNSGSIAAYHKMGFETVDSVNTDIGEGYFMDDYVLELPVNQ
- a CDS encoding potassium channel family protein, whose amino-acid sequence is MNWIFIVSGATLVLLASYDIVRTTINNNGAGLLSSRIASSVWNLIFWISGKKGDSKILAQAGLIIIITLVHTWILATWFGYTLIFASDPDSIVISSSKEATIFQEKFYYVGYTLSTMGNGDMVANSLTWKVFSVIVSFSGLIYLTLAITYLIPLLSAVVAKRKLSAYIFFLGSTPVEMLNNGWDGDGFKNLQQHFRELADLILHHKERHLLYPILHYFHSTDDKYAAPKTLTVLDEAITILLYHPDLKEKFHKLDVKVLRNTLDEYLITLNSTYIGKSKENPSTPDLNLLKMTSSEGNEKLKPVFDKLRERRTLLAGLVKKDGWIWKDINQTKKITLTLDLEDVLSEL
- a CDS encoding pseudouridine synthase, which produces MSDHRHFLLHKPFGYLSQFVFNQPKRRNKKMLGELHDFPDGTMSIGRLDKNSEGLLMLTTDGKMSYHVRSRKVEKEYLAQVEGEITSEAIEQLRSGVEIRIDGAPYITRPCKVELLNEPPDYIEPKDFGNRTSRWISMTLTEGKFRQVRKMTDMVGFRTLRLIRIRIGDTHLEGLAPGEVKEVNELIS
- a CDS encoding porin gives rise to the protein MKRVLLILILGCASGLVQAQVTFGTGDHVIEIKGRLSTYYNQRFLKDGEEDQKKDRFKLRDAQIDLEGRIKDIWEYEIQVDFADLAAGGEIDPANPGLMDTYVTYKGLSFVNVKVGYGKLPYSRSSMTPFPYSPYWQRSQIARGDLFSRRDVGVTLYKDIWQSRINVYAGAYTGLGEYSLKGDNDASGNLEYVGRVDFSYPAGSKKREVDYVHTPVPLFSVGINGRYANKSLPEGEDFPENSQGEYGMSVIDGKKYVYGFDVSLMYQGFSGQFEMHQVKGEPQDPANPLLLGLSSDKTDGYFLAGGYYGQLSYFAKCLKTILSVRYEQLNLNDLAEGDSKRLSAALAYQLKGFDAMFKAQYFNVLSEEEAIDALKWKEQIRVGLVLNL
- a CDS encoding SdiA-regulated domain-containing protein, which encodes MTLLQKVLSVALVFSCTCLFAQDLKLKPTEKLSIDIPEPSDVALAHSGQSLFIVSDDGYLFETDLKGKVLRKAETYKGVDDEAVYADENYVYAVEEFSRTIKLFDLETLTLQRTYEMPYHGGRNKSYEAFTFNKARNRFLLITEKDPTYLFELDKSFEKINTIDISHIARDISAATVYNGYVWLLSDEDRSIYKLNAETYEVLSQWEIPVLNPEGLTFDTNGNIIVISDAMRKIYYFNNPEN